A genomic stretch from Sphingobacterium sp. ML3W includes:
- a CDS encoding LysM peptidoglycan-binding domain-containing protein has product MIRKQTLISILGGLCYVLPIMAQESAVEGMREATHQVIQGRIDREKQEIYQYLDSVKSSGNNRQDDSTITEEEIQLVRKLKAIEREVPLNYSPQVKNLISKYTSNNYNPYMCRMMGLGQYYFPMFDRIMDEVGVPRELKYLSVVESSLNPRDISSAGATGLWQLMYYEAKTYNLTVDSYTDQRMDPIASSYAIAKILKEAYDEYGDWLLAIASYNGGKGAVGRAIQRSGKDKPTFWDIAPYLTQQTQNYIPKFIAMTYAMKYAEENDINAADTELSLRTQALDINKRISLNQIAAALDVSKETLRALNPSFKKNILNGTEEAPLRLVLPVLDKRIATEELYAALNTPIPTSVMASSGTNEPTELLKDGKYKVKVGETFASVAEKFEVTVQDIKSWNNLRGNKIVPGQNLLIKKEDNFVNAKLAHNAEKSVKKSQQRAASRTAYYVVKRGDTLSQIADKNGVSVSRLKSDNDLNGSRIKPGMKLKVSKK; this is encoded by the coding sequence ATGATCAGAAAACAGACGTTAATTTCAATACTAGGAGGGCTATGCTACGTGCTGCCTATCATGGCTCAGGAAAGCGCTGTAGAAGGTATGAGAGAGGCCACACATCAGGTTATTCAAGGAAGGATTGACAGAGAAAAGCAGGAGATTTATCAATATCTGGACAGTGTCAAATCTTCGGGAAATAATCGACAAGATGATTCCACCATTACCGAAGAAGAAATACAGCTCGTTCGCAAACTCAAAGCAATCGAACGAGAAGTGCCCTTAAATTACTCTCCACAGGTGAAAAACCTGATCTCCAAATACACCTCCAACAATTACAATCCTTATATGTGTAGAATGATGGGACTTGGACAATATTACTTTCCAATGTTTGATCGCATCATGGATGAGGTGGGGGTGCCTAGAGAACTGAAATATCTGAGTGTGGTCGAATCGTCTTTGAATCCGCGTGATATTTCAAGTGCTGGTGCTACCGGATTATGGCAGCTTATGTATTATGAGGCAAAGACTTACAACCTGACCGTAGATAGTTATACCGATCAGCGTATGGATCCCATCGCTTCCAGCTACGCGATCGCGAAAATCTTGAAAGAAGCTTATGACGAATATGGTGACTGGCTTTTGGCAATCGCATCATATAATGGCGGAAAAGGTGCTGTTGGACGGGCGATTCAACGTTCGGGTAAAGATAAACCTACTTTTTGGGATATCGCTCCCTATCTGACACAACAAACACAAAACTATATTCCCAAATTCATTGCTATGACTTATGCGATGAAGTATGCCGAGGAAAACGATATAAATGCCGCTGATACAGAGCTCTCTCTGAGAACCCAAGCATTAGACATCAATAAACGGATCTCGTTAAATCAGATAGCAGCAGCTTTAGATGTATCTAAAGAAACCCTCCGCGCACTAAATCCTAGCTTTAAGAAGAATATTTTAAATGGTACAGAGGAAGCTCCACTAAGATTAGTTTTGCCTGTATTGGATAAGAGAATAGCTACCGAGGAGCTATATGCTGCCCTTAATACACCTATACCCACTTCAGTGATGGCTAGTTCGGGTACTAACGAGCCTACCGAACTTTTAAAAGATGGAAAATATAAGGTGAAAGTCGGAGAAACATTTGCTTCAGTAGCTGAGAAATTTGAGGTTACTGTTCAGGATATAAAGTCTTGGAATAACCTACGCGGAAATAAAATCGTACCGGGGCAAAATCTATTGATCAAGAAGGAAGATAATTTTGTCAATGCGAAATTAGCGCATAATGCTGAAAAATCGGTTAAGAAGAGTCAACAACGAGCTGCTAGCCGTACAGCGTATTATGTGGTTAAAAGGGGTGATACCTTATCCCAAATTGCTGATAAAAATGGTGTATCTGTTAGCCGGTTAAAAAGTGATAATGATCTGAATGGAAGCCGGATCAAACCGGGAATGAAATTGAAAGTATCAAAGAAATAG
- a CDS encoding phosphoribosyltransferase family protein: MSSKKTLILNKEQIKQKSIRIAYQILEDNFEDETLVLVGIADRGYVFAQRLQAILKDISDKEILLIKVTMKKTSRSLSAGTDLPVDIAKDKTIILVDDVLNSGRALAYGLGVFLNVPLRKMRTAVLIDRSHHKFPIFSDYYGTKLSTILKEHVTVTLEEFDNEEDAAWLV; the protein is encoded by the coding sequence ATGTCTTCAAAGAAAACGCTCATCTTAAATAAAGAACAAATAAAACAGAAGTCTATCCGTATTGCCTATCAGATTCTAGAAGACAATTTTGAAGACGAAACACTTGTTTTAGTGGGGATTGCAGATCGGGGTTATGTATTTGCGCAACGCCTGCAGGCGATATTAAAGGATATCTCAGACAAGGAAATTCTTTTGATTAAAGTTACCATGAAGAAAACAAGCCGGTCTTTGAGTGCTGGTACAGATTTACCTGTTGATATTGCAAAAGACAAAACAATCATCCTAGTTGATGATGTATTAAATAGTGGTCGAGCACTGGCCTATGGTTTGGGTGTGTTTCTCAATGTTCCATTAAGGAAGATGAGAACAGCGGTATTGATTGATCGGAGCCATCACAAGTTCCCAATCTTTAGTGACTACTATGGCACCAAATTGTCTACTATCCTAAAAGAGCATGTCACTGTTACCCTAGAGGAATTTGATAACGAAGAAGATGCAGCATGGTTAGTATAA
- a CDS encoding NlpC/P60 family protein, which produces MKTKKFIASMLFIGLCLVSQAQTNRNSKPESDPDNLAKEYFSQIMGVAVSATTNTKLYQFVYEWLGTPYRLGGDSKRGIDCSKFSYELYDKVFNTSLGYNSRNQYSQVKTVEKNELKAGDLVFFKIRSRSITHVGVYIGDNKFAHASSSKGVMISNLDEPYWRRYYYNGGRLPEDNKSLTAEILKAEKDNKLN; this is translated from the coding sequence ATGAAAACAAAGAAATTTATAGCGTCAATGCTATTTATCGGCTTATGTCTAGTGTCGCAGGCACAAACCAACAGAAACTCCAAACCTGAATCAGATCCTGATAACCTTGCCAAAGAATACTTCTCACAAATTATGGGTGTTGCAGTCTCGGCAACAACAAACACAAAACTTTATCAATTTGTTTACGAATGGCTAGGTACTCCATACCGTTTGGGTGGGGATTCAAAACGAGGCATTGATTGTTCTAAATTTTCTTACGAATTATATGACAAAGTATTTAACACGTCATTGGGTTACAATAGTCGTAACCAGTATTCGCAAGTAAAGACTGTAGAGAAGAATGAGTTGAAAGCGGGGGATTTGGTATTCTTCAAAATCAGAAGTAGAAGCATTACACATGTGGGTGTTTATATTGGTGATAATAAATTTGCTCATGCTTCTTCCAGCAAGGGTGTTATGATCAGTAATTTAGACGAACCTTACTGGAGACGCTATTATTATAATGGTGGACGTTTACCGGAAGACAATAAATCGCTTACAGCCGAAATATTGAAAGCAGAAAAAGATAATAAACTGAACTAG
- the thrA gene encoding bifunctional aspartate kinase/homoserine dehydrogenase I: protein MKVLKFGGTSVGTVESLKAVLSIVKKSYDAKEKPLVVLSAMSGVTNLLTQLAEDAAEGKSFSDGLKSLEDKHFAVVKELLAVKFQNPVFTKLKLFFNEIEDLLQGIFALRELSNQSKDLILSYGERCSNYMVSKVMEQYIPEALFIDASHYVKTDSNFGNAHLNEALTEQLVKSMYITHGDKLLFVTGFIGSNENGRITTLGRGGSDYTAAIFGSILDATAIEIWTDVNGMLTADPRIVKKAFSLPVLSYTEAMELSYFGAKVIYPPTMIPAFLKKIPIVIRNTFEPDFSGTVIQFDSGKTALPIKGISSISDISVINLSGSGMIGKSGFSGRLFTLLAREQINVVLITQSSSEHSITFAVNPSDAKRAIQLIEMEFELEIQANKLVIPAIEENLSVLAIVGENMKRTPGMSGRLFSALGRNGINVRAIAQGSSEYNISVIIGKEDLAKALNAVHDAFFAELKKTLHVFNIGTGNIGATLFKQLEDQHDFLLDKNDIEIKVVGISNSRKMLFNTEGVELDNWSAELEKNGSEADLALFIEKMKALNLPNCVFIDNTASKLPATYYEDIFKSNISIVTCNKIANSGKYAQYKTLRDTAHKHGVDFFYETNVGAGLPIVRVLKDLMLSGDRILKIEAILSGTISYIFNNFKDDATFFNVVKQAQELGYTEPDPRDDLGGIDFMRKMLILARDAGYPVEAEDVDLGPILPEACLKAETVDSFYTELQKENTYFEEMKARAARENKVIRYIGKLENGKVSIAIQFVDENHPFYALSGSDNIISFTTERYKERPLVVKGPGAGAEVTAAGVFADLVNVGA from the coding sequence ATGAAAGTTTTAAAATTTGGAGGAACTTCAGTCGGAACAGTAGAAAGTCTGAAAGCAGTCTTAAGTATTGTTAAAAAATCCTACGACGCTAAGGAAAAGCCCCTTGTGGTATTATCCGCGATGTCGGGTGTAACAAATTTACTAACCCAATTGGCAGAAGACGCAGCTGAAGGGAAGTCCTTTTCGGATGGACTTAAATCTTTGGAAGATAAACATTTTGCAGTCGTGAAAGAACTTCTCGCAGTGAAGTTTCAAAATCCTGTTTTCACGAAACTTAAGTTATTTTTCAATGAGATCGAGGATCTTCTCCAGGGGATTTTTGCACTGAGAGAATTGAGCAATCAAAGCAAAGACTTAATTCTCAGCTATGGTGAGCGTTGCTCCAATTATATGGTTTCTAAGGTCATGGAACAGTACATACCGGAAGCTTTATTTATAGATGCCTCACACTATGTAAAGACTGATTCTAATTTCGGTAATGCCCATTTAAATGAGGCATTGACCGAGCAGCTTGTGAAATCAATGTATATCACCCATGGTGACAAACTGCTGTTTGTGACCGGCTTTATCGGTAGCAACGAGAATGGCCGCATTACCACCTTAGGACGAGGCGGATCGGACTATACAGCCGCTATCTTTGGGTCGATATTGGATGCTACGGCGATCGAAATATGGACTGATGTTAACGGAATGCTGACCGCTGATCCCAGGATCGTGAAAAAAGCATTCTCACTCCCCGTGCTTTCCTATACTGAAGCAATGGAGCTATCTTATTTTGGTGCTAAAGTCATCTACCCGCCCACCATGATCCCTGCATTTTTGAAAAAAATCCCAATTGTCATTCGTAATACTTTTGAACCTGATTTCTCAGGTACGGTGATCCAATTTGATAGTGGAAAGACCGCGCTACCAATCAAAGGAATTTCTTCTATTTCGGATATCTCTGTGATCAATCTAAGTGGATCAGGAATGATCGGCAAGTCAGGGTTTAGCGGACGTCTTTTTACACTGCTGGCTAGGGAGCAAATCAATGTTGTATTGATTACACAATCTTCTTCCGAACACAGTATCACCTTTGCAGTCAACCCATCGGATGCGAAACGCGCGATCCAGCTGATCGAAATGGAATTTGAATTAGAAATTCAGGCGAATAAATTAGTCATCCCCGCTATCGAGGAAAATCTATCTGTATTGGCCATTGTCGGTGAAAATATGAAACGTACTCCGGGAATGTCCGGTAGGTTATTTTCTGCACTTGGAAGGAATGGTATCAATGTCCGAGCAATAGCACAAGGCTCATCCGAATACAATATTTCGGTCATCATCGGCAAAGAAGATTTAGCTAAAGCACTTAATGCTGTTCATGATGCTTTTTTTGCGGAGTTGAAAAAGACTTTGCATGTGTTTAATATCGGTACAGGTAACATCGGTGCGACGCTATTTAAACAATTAGAGGATCAGCATGATTTTCTGCTCGATAAAAATGATATTGAGATCAAAGTTGTTGGAATTTCCAATAGCCGTAAAATGTTGTTCAATACCGAAGGTGTGGAACTAGATAATTGGTCAGCTGAACTCGAGAAAAATGGTTCCGAGGCAGATCTGGCTTTATTTATCGAAAAAATGAAAGCCCTGAACTTGCCAAACTGTGTTTTCATTGATAATACGGCTAGTAAATTGCCCGCAACATATTATGAAGATATCTTTAAATCCAATATCTCCATCGTAACCTGTAACAAAATCGCAAATTCTGGAAAATATGCGCAATATAAGACGCTTCGCGATACTGCACATAAACATGGAGTGGATTTCTTCTATGAAACAAATGTTGGGGCCGGATTGCCTATCGTAAGGGTTCTTAAAGACTTGATGCTCAGTGGTGACCGTATCTTAAAGATCGAGGCTATTCTTTCAGGTACTATATCTTACATCTTCAATAATTTCAAAGACGATGCTACTTTTTTCAATGTTGTAAAGCAAGCACAAGAATTGGGCTATACCGAACCGGATCCAAGGGACGATCTGGGGGGAATAGACTTTATGCGTAAAATGTTGATTTTAGCCAGAGACGCTGGTTATCCTGTTGAAGCGGAAGATGTAGATCTCGGGCCAATTCTTCCGGAAGCCTGCCTGAAAGCCGAGACTGTAGATTCCTTCTACACTGAACTACAAAAGGAGAATACCTATTTTGAAGAGATGAAAGCGCGCGCTGCCCGCGAGAACAAAGTAATCCGATATATCGGAAAACTGGAGAATGGAAAGGTTTCCATTGCGATCCAATTTGTGGATGAAAATCATCCTTTTTATGCGCTGTCTGGTAGTGATAATATTATTTCATTTACGACAGAACGGTATAAAGAGCGTCCTTTGGTTGTAAAAGGCCCAGGTGCTGGAGCGGAAGTGACTGCAGCAGGTGTTTTTGCAGATTTAGTTAACGTAGGTGCATAA